The stretch of DNA AGCCTGATTACGCAAGCTGTGTGGATATCTCTACAAAAGCTGCTCTCAAGACAATGGTTCTGCCTGGTATCCTGCCAGTACTGACACCAATCATCCTAGGACTGTTAATGTTCTACGCTTATGATTACGGTACAGACAACGGTGGAGTAATCGCAGTTCAGGCAGTCGGTGCATTCTTGATGGTTGCAACAATTGCCGGTATCCTGATGGCTATCCTCTTAAACAACGGAGGAGGAGCTTGGGACAACGCCAAGAAGTTCATCGAAGATGGACATCATGGTGGAAAAGGCTCACCAGCTCATGCCGCAGCAGTCGTTGGAGATACAGTAGGAGATCCATTCAAAGATACAGCCGGACCATCACTTCACGTGTTAGTCAAGCTGCTGTCTACGATCTCGCTGGTCTTTGCAGTAGTGTTTGTAACTGGAACATTCCCGTTATAAGCGCGACTCAAAACCCCTTCCTTTTTTTTATATATCTTCAGTTTTTGCTGCTTGCTTTACCATCTTAAAATCTATTTTTATACTTCTTATGTCATCCATCAGCTATCAGCTGAGCCATGGAAGTTTTTAAAATCAGATGTCTTTAAATAACAGTTGATTCATGACGACCATATCGTTCAGAGGATATGCTATGTATTTGCTGACTACGAAGGAAAAGGTAGTACGGATTCCCCCAGAAATGTTGGGAGAAGACCTCGACGAGGTCGTTAATCGGAGTACCCGCGCAACATTTGAGGGAAGTATGGAAAGTGGTAACTCGTACACCATACTGATTACCAACGTGGAGCAAGTGGGTCCAGGACGTATAGTCCACGGAGATGGAGCAGTTTACCAGAATGTCAAATATGATGCTCTTATGTTTCGTCCACTTCTTCAAGAGGTTATCGAAGGTACAGTTGTAGAAGTTTTAAAGTTCGGTGCATTTGTAAGATTTGGCCCTCTAGACGGCTTACTGCATGTCAGTCAGATAATGGACGATCGTATCGACATAGATCAAGACAATGGTAGACTCATCGGTAAGGATACCAAACGTGATCTTAAAGTCGGAGACAGTGTGCGTGCAAGAATCGTAGCACTCAGCATAAATGAAAGGAATCCGCGCGAATCAAAAATCGGTCTCACAATGAGGCAGCCTGGACTCGGAAAGATCGAATGGTTGGAAGAAGACCATAACACTCCAGATGCAACAGGTGATGAAGAATGAAGGTTCAGCGTGCATGTAAACACTGCAGTTATATGACTGAAGAAGATAACTGCCCTTTGTGTGGCAATGCCACTTCCAAGGAATGGCAGGGATATGTGGTAATTCTAGACCACACCAATTCAATGATCGCAGAACGGATGGGAATAAATGTCAATGGAAAGTTCGCCCTCAAGGTGCGCTGAGTTACAGTGCCCTGCTAAGGGATGGGCTCTTCCAGAATATATGAGAAACGAACTAAGTACAGGTTTTGGCGAATTGGTAAAATTAGAAGATTTGAAGATTCAATTAGAAGGTTGTGTGAAGTTGTTGTCTGTCGGTGATTTTGTATCATATACTCTGTTAGACAACGGTTTCAAACCAGATTTGATCATCTACGACCTCAAGACTGAGCGGAGACCCTTCTCTCCCCTCTCCTCTAAGCTCAGTCTATTGTGCGGCGAGGAAGTAGTTGTTAAAAACCCTGCAGGGTACATAACTCCAGAGCTTGTAACTGAAATCAGTTCAGCTCTTGGCAGAGATGCCCCTACAAAAATCAGAGTCGATGGTGAAGAAGACCTTGCTGCATTGGTCTGTGCAGCTGCGGCTCCTACGGGCTCATGCCTGATGTATGGTGTACCAGGTGTTGGTATGGCATTACTGAAGGTAGATGCAGCCTCTTCAGACCGAGCAAAATCTTTACTATATTCCATGGAGGAATTAAATTGAAGTTAGAGATAATCGATAAAACTGAAAATAAGCTCATGCATCGTGTTGAAGTAAAATTCAAGGCGATACATGTTGGAGAATCAACACCTAACCGCGATGCTATCAAGGAGGCATTAGCCAGTAACTTTTCAGCACCAAAAGACAACATAATTGTTACTCGCATGAATTCTGAGTATGGAAAGTGCTCTACAGATGGCTACGCCAAAATCTACGATTCAGCAGACATCGCAAAAACTCACGAGAGAAACTATCTTCTCGTAAGAAACGGCCTTGCTGAGAAGAAAGTCAGAGCATCAAAGAAGAGGAAAAAGTGAGTGTGATATAAATGGCCGATAAGAAAAAATCCGCAGCACCTAAAAAAGAAGCTTCAGCAAAGAAAAACTATTACTCTGTCAACGGAGACAAATTGGAACGTGTAAAACGTAACTGTCCCAAATGCGGACCAGGTGTATTCCTTGCTGAACACAAAGATCGTGTGTCCTGCGGTAAATGTGGATATACAGAATTCAAAAACAAAAACTGATGCGTGGTTTTTCCACCTATCTTTTCTATTTTAGTGGTTGAATGATCGGTTTCATCGGCTATGGGAACATGGGAGGAGCTCTTGTACGGGCATTTCTTTCTCATGGGATCCCGGCTGATGAAATTGTAATCTCCACACGATCTCCTGAAAAACTCAAATCTCTTTTGGATGAGTACAGCGTCTCAGTAGGCAGCATGAATGAAGTGCAGTCTGCAGATATCCTTTTTCTTTGTGTAAGAAGCAGTGATGCACTGGATGTTTTGAAACAATTAACTTCGTTCAAGGGTCATTTAGTTTCAATCAATGGAGGAATCTCATTAAATGATCTCTCATCAATATACTCTGGTCCTGTAACCAAAGCCATGCCTCCTTTGACTGCAGAGGTCGGCAGAGGAATTGTACTTCTGTGCCACAATCAGATCTGCTCTACATCTAAAATAATTGAGGAACTGTTTTCTAAAGTATGTAGTGTAGAGATCCTGCCGGAAGATAAATTTCCTGATGCAGAGAATATAACTGGTTGTGCCCCTGCATTTTTTGCCAGATTCGCAGAAATGCTTGCAGAGTCTTCAAATTTTTCATCCGAAGAATCTTTAAAAATGGCAAAAGAGACACTTATTGCTACAGCTTTATTACTGGATGAAGGTAAACTTTCACTTAATGACCTGATTGAAAAAGTTGCTACCAAAGGGGGAATAACAGAAAAAGGTCTTCAGGTCATGGACGATGAGCTCCCTTCAACCGTCAAGAAGATGTATGAACACATGCATTGATATTTTGAGAAGGTTTATCTAACAAATCAATATCTGCAATCAAAGGGCTTGTGGTGTAGCTTGGATATCACCGAGGCCTCCGGCAGGAACTTGTCCTGGAGAAAGCCTCAGACCCGGGTTCGAATCCCGGCATGCCCGCTTTATATCTATTCATTTGATTAGCCATTGCATAATCTATACAGTGAAAATCTGCATTTTTTTGACAGTGTAATATATTTTGATGATTTTCAAGATATCTTCATATAAAGCCTGGAGCTATCTAAAAACGTTATTATGGCAAATCAATCAGAAATTTTATATCGCGAATTAATGGAAGAAGATTATCCTGCATTAGAAAAGCTTATCATCGATACATGGAGGTTCGATAAACTATTCAATAATCCGACTGATACTTCTTACCTCGCCAAGCTCTATTTGAAAAATTGTCTTCAAAACAACACATACGCTAAAGTGGCAGTCAGCGAGGGTACTGTAGTCGGAGCAATCATGGGCAGAAACAATAGTTCTGCAAAGAAACCTTCGCTTAATGAAGCATTGTCATGGGTCGGCGATGCTGCTAAGTTGAGACTATCCAAATCTGGACGGCAAGTCTGTGAATTATTCAAGGATTTTGAAGAACTGAGTGAAGAATTATTGGCGCAGTGCCGTCAGATATTTGACGGTGAACTGGCTTTCTTTGCAGTAGACCCAGATTTTCGTGGATTAGATATAGGTAAAAATCTGCTGCAGACTTTCATTAGCTATCTGGTTTCTGAGGGAGCTCACACACTCTATGTTTTTACTGATTCTACATACAATTCTACATTCTATGAGGAAAATGGATTCATAAAGATTGGTGAAAAAACAAAGGATCTGCAACCTTTAATTGATGCATCCCTGAGTATGTGTATCTACAGCTATGAGTTTTAAACATTGGATCGTACACTTTCAAGATCCTAGGAAGTGTACTTATTTTATCTTTTTTTCAATTGCCAATTCTAATGCAGAATCATCACTTGAAAAAATAAAAGTATTGAACATCCCCACTTAACCTTGATTTTGAGATATAAAGCAGGTAAAGGACTAGATTCATCATTTTTTAGAGACAAATGGTAAAAATCATTCTCACTGCTCATTGTTTTGATGATGATTGTAGTGTCCAGCACTACTATATTGACTTCGGATTCAAACAATTCTGCAACTGTGGAGATAATATTGTCCACGGATGATTCGCAGAATGAATATACTTTTGATGATCCTTTTATTTATAATGAAGAAAGCGGCACTCCTTCAGGCTATACTGCAGCTGATGTTAATCTGGTACCTACTCTTCAATCAAAAAATATTTTGAATTATGCCGTTGGTGACTTTGACGGGGACGGCAATGAGGAGATTGCTGTTCTTCATCAAAGTTATATTATGTATTTCGGCCTTAATCTAACGACAGGTGCTCTTGAACTGTTGTATTATACAGACATATATACTTGATATAGTATAAGGCATAAGAAATGTAATGTCAAAGAAAAAGTGTGTGCTTGTCATTACGGAAAGGTTGTAAAGCAAATGAAAAAAATCGCGAAAATGTTTTTAAAGGTCACACTAGTAATTGTTATATTGCTTATAGTTTGTACCATCGTTTTTGTGCTTGTTGCAAAGGACAGAGACACCAATTACAGCAAATATACAGAAACTACTGGTGAGATTGAAGTGATATATACTGGCTCAGGCGATAGCGAGGTATCCTACAAGGAATATGACGCAAACGATGATGTAATTGTGAAATATGCAATCTGGTATCCAAGTGAACTGGAAAGCAACGATAATAAGTATCCTGTTGTGATATTTGCAAACGGAACAGGAAGCACTTCGTCTACCTATACGTCATTCTTAAAACACTTATCCTCGTGGGGATTTATTGCAGTTGGAAATGATGATAAAAACACCAGGACAGGTGCTTCGTTGGAAGAAACCGTTAAGTTTCTAATTGAAGAAAATGAGAATAAGAGTAGCGTCTTTTATCAGAAAATAGATTTAGATAATATTGGAATTGGCGGACACTCTCAAGGTGGACCAGCAGTGTTTAACATGGTAACCAATCAAGAGCATGGCTATATGATAAAAACTTTGTATGCTGCAAGCGCGACATCGTCTTATCATACAGCGGTTATGGGTGACCACTGGGAATATGATATTTCAAAGGTGAAAATACCAGTATTTTTAACAGCAGGAACAGGTTATTGGGACGCTGGCAATGC from Candidatus Methanomassiliicoccus intestinalis Issoire-Mx1 encodes:
- the spt4 gene encoding transcription elongation factor subunit Spt4; translation: MKVQRACKHCSYMTEEDNCPLCGNATSKEWQGYVVILDHTNSMIAERMGINVNGKFALKVR
- a CDS encoding 30S ribosomal protein S27ae, whose amino-acid sequence is MADKKKSAAPKKEASAKKNYYSVNGDKLERVKRNCPKCGPGVFLAEHKDRVSCGKCGYTEFKNKN
- a CDS encoding GTP-dependent dephospho-CoA kinase family protein translates to MESSPSRCAELQCPAKGWALPEYMRNELSTGFGELVKLEDLKIQLEGCVKLLSVGDFVSYTLLDNGFKPDLIIYDLKTERRPFSPLSSKLSLLCGEEVVVKNPAGYITPELVTEISSALGRDAPTKIRVDGEEDLAALVCAAAAPTGSCLMYGVPGVGMALLKVDAASSDRAKSLLYSMEELN
- a CDS encoding pyrroline-5-carboxylate reductase family protein; the protein is MIGFIGYGNMGGALVRAFLSHGIPADEIVISTRSPEKLKSLLDEYSVSVGSMNEVQSADILFLCVRSSDALDVLKQLTSFKGHLVSINGGISLNDLSSIYSGPVTKAMPPLTAEVGRGIVLLCHNQICSTSKIIEELFSKVCSVEILPEDKFPDAENITGCAPAFFARFAEMLAESSNFSSEESLKMAKETLIATALLLDEGKLSLNDLIEKVATKGGITEKGLQVMDDELPSTVKKMYEHMH
- a CDS encoding alpha/beta hydrolase — protein: MKKIAKMFLKVTLVIVILLIVCTIVFVLVAKDRDTNYSKYTETTGEIEVIYTGSGDSEVSYKEYDANDDVIVKYAIWYPSELESNDNKYPVVIFANGTGSTSSTYTSFLKHLSSWGFIAVGNDDKNTRTGASLEETVKFLIEENENKSSVFYQKIDLDNIGIGGHSQGGPAVFNMVTNQEHGYMIKTLYAASATSSYHTAVMGDHWEYDISKVKIPVFLTAGTGYWDAGNATSKEQVTDDKNGIAQGICPLWSLQENYDLLPETIDKVIARKTNTDHGDSYKQFDGYMTAWFMYYLQGDNEAGKAFAIDGELSTNNLYQDVQTNIE
- a CDS encoding DNA-directed RNA polymerase, encoding MYLLTTKEKVVRIPPEMLGEDLDEVVNRSTRATFEGSMESGNSYTILITNVEQVGPGRIVHGDGAVYQNVKYDALMFRPLLQEVIEGTVVEVLKFGAFVRFGPLDGLLHVSQIMDDRIDIDQDNGRLIGKDTKRDLKVGDSVRARIVALSINERNPRESKIGLTMRQPGLGKIEWLEEDHNTPDATGDEE
- a CDS encoding GNAT family N-acetyltransferase, with protein sequence MEEDYPALEKLIIDTWRFDKLFNNPTDTSYLAKLYLKNCLQNNTYAKVAVSEGTVVGAIMGRNNSSAKKPSLNEALSWVGDAAKLRLSKSGRQVCELFKDFEELSEELLAQCRQIFDGELAFFAVDPDFRGLDIGKNLLQTFISYLVSEGAHTLYVFTDSTYNSTFYEENGFIKIGEKTKDLQPLIDASLSMCIYSYEF
- a CDS encoding 30S ribosomal protein S24e, producing the protein MKLEIIDKTENKLMHRVEVKFKAIHVGESTPNRDAIKEALASNFSAPKDNIIVTRMNSEYGKCSTDGYAKIYDSADIAKTHERNYLLVRNGLAEKKVRASKKRKK